Proteins from a single region of Electrophorus electricus isolate fEleEle1 chromosome 5, fEleEle1.pri, whole genome shotgun sequence:
- the arhgef1b gene encoding rho guanine nucleotide exchange factor 1b isoform X2: MDCEDAHDGWGPAGAHMVKNIIGAEDEDFENDLDPTIDDQCIHFTSMELLKARPTHLLVFLHHVILQFDCAPVLCYLHAEIIRNLTAKETKKQFLEFYNNFLDKGAILRVSVPANVSYELDRTRLDLIPEDLQKRYAQDIQNMQAPEVHRQLIDFRQKRMMGMTPNEHELTEVENHYPTDRVPREMKEKAVAEMLLEKLSETNPSIVADDDKCSAIFSAVAFYMKQLGVKSRAPDSKKSRGFFRRRPPKKEEPKHTKVRNILSEATVWLTGSGNELKPNKMESEGDRDKSNHERKGSGIAAAGRGPGTEGMSLPSQSRKVVPPGPSPTQVPETSEAAHGSIATSTPDTPHTDTGLPSSRSDTQTVSDGGDVSPACPTLGVTVWENSSPSDTPLEESHDKDRSVRRSESLCVERRHSHRGGSARAKQFRSRSDVDLQPAATSHPPSPSPHHSVFVDTSLPPTDSPTGPDYGPLPQQEEVEPRLLELEQDPPNWRELAPSEVLNKLSKKETKRQEVINELFATEHAHVRMLSVLQTVFSRPLEREEIMNTNEVSAIFPNLDDIIEMHYAFYENLKKLRQDDGYVVKMISTPLLNIFNGSEGEWFQKLTARFCSHQSWALDQIKSRQRKDPRFNMFILEAESKPQCRRLQLKDIIPIEMQRLTKYPLLLENIAKSTEDNAERENIQQAAECCRKILNHVNEEVKHMENLLTLKDYQRRLDTSGLKPSNDLYMEYKSFDMTSRKMNYEGPLTWRVTKEKAIEVQGVLLGDLLVLLQKQDDKMLLKCQSKSFITTQESKQMLSPIIKLDSAFLRDVATDRKAFYVIFTWDSGAQIYELVSQTVADKKIWTDMIKSAVDELKKNGGSTLDRKRHGSVPASSMMSYSASLNPPLSPTENGTDPLKNTSRDKDSLTDEKGRHSLPVLIDYLAANRFDPLGHSNAPPEKLANEALDEVVAMKRLLVWGISPSDNAQADGEDGATLVTQETDGQSLVEVQSTHERLDGEEVRGEEEQGIAAPLALSFERMDELRNRLYSLEDKLKRLQNIEEDYHRLQEVLAKFIIQSGKYN; encoded by the exons aTCCTCCGAGTCTCTGTACCAGCCAATGTATCATACGAGTTAG ATCGCACTCGCCTGGACCTGATCCCTGAGGACCTCCAGAAGCGCTATGCTCAGGACATCCAGAATATGCAGGCTCCAGAGGTCCACCGGCAACTCATAGACTTCAG GCAGAAGAGGATGATGGGAATGACCCCTAACGAGCATGAGCTGACCGAGGTGGAGAATCACTACCCCACCGACCGCGTCCCCAGGGAGATGAAGGAGAAGGCTGTGGCTGAGATGCTTCTGGAGAAGCTGTCTGAAACCAA ccCCTCCATCGTTGCGGATGACGATAAATG tTCTGCCATCTTCAGTGCAGTAGCTTTCTACATGAAACAGCTGGGGGTGAAGAGCAGGGCTCCAGACAGCAAGAAGTCCAGAGGGTTCTTCAGGAGAAGG CCTCCCAAGAAAGAGGAGCCCAAACACACTAAAGTGCGCAATATTTTATCAGAGGCGACGGTCTGGTTGACGGGCAGTGGCA ATGAGCTCAAACCGAATAAGATGGAGAGTGAAG GTGACAGGGATAAGAGCAACCACGAGCGCAAAGGCTCAGGCATTGCCGCTGCCGGCCGCGGCCCAGGCACGGAGGGCATGTCCCTGCCCTCCCAGAGCCGGAAGGTGGTGCCGCCTGGCCCCAGCCCCACCCAGGTTCCGGAGACGAGTGAGGCAGCCCATGGCAGCATAGCCACATCCACCCCAGACACCCCCCACACCGACACAG GGTTGCCCAGCAGTCGATCAGACACCCAGACTGTGTCAGACGGGGGTGATGTATCACCAGCGTGCCCCACTTTGGGTGTCACTGTCTGGGAGAACTCTTCTCCCAGTGACACCCCTCTGGAGGAAAGCCATGACAAAGACAG GAGTGTGCGACGcagtgagagtctgtgtgtggagcGCCGTCACTCTCACCGTGGTGGTTCTGCCCGTGCCAAACAGTTTCGTTCCCGTAGTGACGTGGACCTACAACCAGCTGCCACCTCCCATCCCCCTTCGCCCTCCCCCCATCACTCCGTCTT TGTGGATACATCTCTGCCTCCAACCGACAGTCCCACAGGCCCCGACTACGGCCCCTTACCTcagcaggaggaggtggagcccCGCCTCTTGGAACTTGAGCAGGACCCGCCCAACTGGAGAGAGCTGGCGCCCAGCGAAGTTCTAAATAAACTCAGCAAGAAGGAGACTAAGAGACAGGAAGTCATCAATG AGCTATTTGCCACAGAGCACGCCCACGTGCGCATGCTGAGCGTGCTCCAGACCGTCTTCTCCCGTCCACTGGAGCGGGAGGAGATCATGAACACAAACGAAGTGTCCGCCATCTTCCCCAACCTGGACGATATCATAGAGATGCACT ATGCTTTCTATGAGAACCTGAAGAAGCTCCGTCAGGATGATGGCTACGTGGTCAAAATGATCAGCACTCCCCTGCTCAACATA TTTAATGGATCTGAGGGTGAATGGTTCCAGAAGCTCACAGCTCGATTCTGCAGTCACCAGTCCTGGGCCTTGGACCAGATCAAGAGCAGGCAGAGGAAAGACCCACGCTTCAACATGTTTATATTG gAGGCAGAGAGTAAGCCCCAGTGCAGGAGACTGCAGTTGAAGGATATCATTCCAATCGAAATGCAAAGACTCACAAAGTACCCACTGCTTCTGGAGAACATTGCCAAGAGCACAG AGGACAATGCAGAGCGAGAGAACATCCAGCAGGCAGCTGAATGCTGCCGTAAAATCCTCAACCATGTCAATGAAGAGGTGAAGCACATGGAGAATTTACTG ACTTTAAAAGACTACCAGCGCAGGCTTGACACATCAGGACTGAAACCCAGCAATGACCTTTACATGGAGTACAAG AGTTTTGACATGACTTCCAGGAAAATGAATTATGAGGGGCCACTGACCTGGAGAGTAACTAAGGAGAAAGCTATAG agGTGCAAGGTGTGCTGCTGGGAGATTTGCTGGTTCTGCTGCAGAAGCAGGATGACAAGATGCTGTTAAAGTGTCAGAGTAAGAGCTTCATCACTACGCAGGAGAGCAAACAGATGCTCAGTCCCATCATCAAACTGGACTCCGCCTTCCTCCGAGATGTGGCCACAG ATCGCAAGGCCTTCTATGTAATCTTCACCTGGGATAGTGGTGCGCAGATCTATGAGCTCGTGTCCCAGACTGTGGCAGACAAGAAAAT TTGGACAGACATGATAAAGTCAGCAGTGGATGAGCTGAAGAAGAATGGAGGCTCTACCCTGGATAGGAAGAGGCATGGCAGCGTACCAGCAAGCAGCATGATGTCATATAGTGCCTC ACTGAACCCCCCTCTCAGTCCTACTGAAAATGGAACAGACCCTCTAAAAAACACTT ctCGAGACAAAGACAGCCTTACAGATGAAAAGGGGAGGCACTCTCTGCCTGTGCTGATTGACTACCTTGCAGCCAATAGATTTGATCCCCTTGGCCACAGCAATGCCCCACCAGAGAAACTTGCCAATGAGGCTTTGGATGAAG TGGTGGCCATGAAGAGGCTCCTGGTATGGGGAATTAGTCCGTCTGACAATGCCCAGGCTGACGGCGAGGATGGAGCAACTTTGGTGACACAGGAGACTGATGGTCAATCACTAG TGGAAGTGCAGAGCACACATGAGCGGCTGGATggtgaggaggtgagaggagaggaagaacaaGGGATTGCAGCTCCTCTAGCGCTTTCCTTTGAGCGCATGGACGAGCTTCGTAACAGACTGTACAGTCTGGAGGACAAACTAAAAAGACTACAG AACATAGAGGAGGACTATCATCGACTGCAGGAAGTACTCGCCAAGTTCATCATTCAAAGTGGCAAATACAACTGA